Sequence from the Denticeps clupeoides chromosome 20, fDenClu1.1, whole genome shotgun sequence genome:
TCTTCATTTCCTCCTTCAGGTACACAACCatctacaccacacacacagtaatgcaGGTAATCTGTCCGGGTgcgattgaattttttttatgagtgtACTACCATTTTCAGTCTGTCTTATTCTATTCCTGTCTTTTAACTATGCACCTCTCACTGAGTCAACTGCACCTTAAATCTCGTTGTTCCTTCAACTGTGacagtgacaataaagatttatcttatCTCATCTTATAATACCCCAGCGGGACAGATCTGGCGCACCTCTCGTATGGGACACTCCTGGGACAGGCGCTCCTGGAGCTCCTTCTGCAGCTCCTTGCGCGTCCCCAGCGACTGCTGCACACGCAGGAAGTCCGACAGCTCCTTCAGCCCCGCCTCGTTAAAGTACTTGGTGAAATGCTCAACGTTCTGTTTGTTAGCAGGAAACAGTTCCTGAAAGCGGGGACACATTTACACTGTTGAGatgctgatttatgaatttattatgATTTATAGTGCCATCCCTACTCTAAATAGTGTACTGGCCACTCAAGTCAAAGGTCATTTCTGGAATGCCAGCTATGAGTATCTCCATGGCAACCGCCACTCTCTCACAAGGTGAAACACACATACCAGCAGCTTCTTGTCCAGGTTGGCCTTGCGCAGGGCTGACGTGACGGCGCTGGCGTCCTTCTCGGCCATCCACGCCTTGAACATTTTCACTGCGAATGATGCAGAAATGCCTGCAGGAGACATGAGAGATGGTGAACGAACCATCGTGCAGAACGTGAACGTGAGTATTTCCACGCCAGACCCACCTTCTTTGACGATATTGTCGCTGAAGAGGCTGGTGAGGATGGCTGGAGGCAGCGTCCCAGTGGCCAGCAGGATGCCCGTCAGCATGGCCAGCTTGGTCTGTTCTGACTCGGTGAAGGCCTTCAAGAAGAGCAGGAGCTGCATAGAGGAAGTCATGACATAAGTTCAGATTCAGGCTGGTTTGGACATTTATCCACATGTTTGATTCACATGAGATTCTTCTGACAGATGTTTTAatcatgttaatgttaatatgAGAAGGATTCAGGATCAGATCTTGGTACCTTTTTGATTTCATCTTCAAATGCCTTCTCCAGATACTTGTATCTCCTGATGAGTTTATTAAACACCTGAAAGCAGACAGAGGGACATGGCTGCTTAACATCATGCTTCATCTCGTCCAGGCAGGATTTGGCCGGCCAGAGGTACCTGAGCATAGCTGCGGACAGCAGAGTGGGTCTCTTCCGTCGTGAACACGCAGTGCTTCGTCACCTTGCTTCTGTCCCCGTCGTCAATTCGCGTGCCACCAGGAGCTGAGAAGAGGAAATGATTCCAGAGGTTAAAGTGCATGACAGTgtaagataaagtgaagtgattgtaatttgtgatacacagcagcacagcacacggtgcacacagggaaatgtgtcctctgcattcaacccatcaccctgagtgagcagtgggcagccatgacaggcgcccggggagcagtgtgtggggacggtgctttgctcagtggcacctcagtggcaccttggcggatcgggattcgaaccaccaaccttctgattacggggccgcttccttaactgctaggccacctctgccactcATGGATCAGTGTTACATGTTATTATTTATCTTCACACATCCTGATTGCTGTGCAAatctacattttacacatttacatttagggcatttattagacgcccttatccagagcgacttacaaccagtatttagagacagtccccctgcaacttagggttaagtgtcttgctcagggacacaatggtagtaagtgggatttaggCTAATAGCACCCCATGATTTTCAGGTCATTCTGTGAAATTAATGTGATGTCTGTTTCATAACCCAATGCCCTCTTCTGAATTGTTGAGGGACTTTTGGTAACTTCTCATCATATTCCACATTCCAGGGTTCACAGATCTGTTTAGGATTTTGCTTGTTAACTGTTGCATTATGGGTATAGGTGCTGGGTAATCTGATTGTTGACTCCCGTCTCCTTGCTCATCCATGGGACATTATTAAGTCCCAGTAAATCCTTTAGCCGTAATTGGGTTGACCGGGACAATTCTGTCCTGGTACCAGGCCTGGTGCAGGCTGAGAGAAGCAGAAAGTCAAACACTGAATCCTGGACAGTCCATCCCAAGCTGTACTTTCATGATGGAATTAATCTCACCACACGTGGTGGACATTACCTACATGtagatattatttaaaatgccGGCCTTTTACTGAAATAGTACAGGAGGTTATGAGGTAGATACCAACGTACCAagaggatggtagtagcctagtgggtaacacacttgcctatgaaccagaagacccaggttcaaatcccacttactaccattgtgtccctgagcaagacacttaaccctaagttgctccaggggggggactgtccctgtaactactgattgtaagtcgctctggataagggcatctgataaatgccataaatgtacctCACAGTGTACATAATGTTATTGTATTTCTTACCAGTCTGtatgaaaattatgttttatcAGACTGTTTTTTTACTCATGGCAAAtgtacagatttttaaaatctgaaaataatgaatattatttcTCTTACAATTTGTACAACTGGGGGAAAAAGTATTTATACTGAAGAGTGAAATTGTACCCAGCATGCTCCCTGCGATGAGAATGTCGAACAGAGTGTCTGCATAACGACGGTAGTCCAGTCGTGACCCGGTGACATCCAGGAATTTGGCTATAGCTTCAAGGTCTCCTGCAGTTTCATTGAGGCCCAGAACGATTGTGTCTCGGAAAACTGTGGGCTCAAACTTCTCCTTTTCATCTGCAACGAAGCAAAAAGCATCttatttcagaaaataatgAAGAATGTCCATCGGGCTGATGTCAGTACATTATGGAGGATCTAAATCCAGGCTTTTAAACTCAGCATCCAGTCAGGTTCTGTAAGGTGGGTTCCTCCAGGCCCTGCTGTATAAGATACCTGAGATACAAGTTCAATCTCTGCATCTTCTAT
This genomic interval carries:
- the bzw2 gene encoding eIF5-mimic protein 1 isoform X2 — translated: MNTGKQQKPVLTGQRFKTRKRDEKEKFEPTVFRDTIVLGLNETAGDLEAIAKFLDVTGSRLDYRRYADTLFDILIAGSMLAPGGTRIDDGDRSKVTKHCVFTTEETHSAVRSYAQVFNKLIRRYKYLEKAFEDEIKKLLLFLKAFTESEQTKLAMLTGILLATGTLPPAILTSLFSDNIVKEGISASFAVKMFKAWMAEKDASAVTSALRKANLDKKLLELFPANKQNVEHFTKYFNEAGLKELSDFLRVQQSLGTRKELQKELQERLSQECPIREMVVYLKEEMKRNELQEAAVIGLLWTCLMNAVEWNKKEELVTEQALKHLKYYSPLLAVFSTQGQSELVLLQKVQEYCYENIHFMKAFSKIIVLFYKADVLSEEAILKWYKDTHAAKGKSVFLEQMKKFVEWLQNAEEESESEGEED
- the bzw2 gene encoding eIF5-mimic protein 1 isoform X1; its protein translation is MGECVWLYECVCVCWVCETLSTLVRRPCYKTTRVPGQSDWSLHCWGSAAIFSAMEREAGQWNASIRRRILAWFKHTYTLSVTHTPSLIHTNSHTQTFMNTGKQQKPVLTGQRFKTRKRDEKEKFEPTVFRDTIVLGLNETAGDLEAIAKFLDVTGSRLDYRRYADTLFDILIAGSMLAPGGTRIDDGDRSKVTKHCVFTTEETHSAVRSYAQVFNKLIRRYKYLEKAFEDEIKKLLLFLKAFTESEQTKLAMLTGILLATGTLPPAILTSLFSDNIVKEGISASFAVKMFKAWMAEKDASAVTSALRKANLDKKLLELFPANKQNVEHFTKYFNEAGLKELSDFLRVQQSLGTRKELQKELQERLSQECPIREMVVYLKEEMKRNELQEAAVIGLLWTCLMNAVEWNKKEELVTEQALKHLKYYSPLLAVFSTQGQSELVLLQKVQEYCYENIHFMKAFSKIIVLFYKADVLSEEAILKWYKDTHAAKGKSVFLEQMKKFVEWLQNAEEESESEGEED